In the genome of Channa argus isolate prfri chromosome 8, Channa argus male v1.0, whole genome shotgun sequence, the window aagaggctGCCATTCAACAACTAACTCTGTGAAGGAGAACCTGCTTAACACCAGATCACTCTCACTGGAGAAAATagactggggaaaaaaacataatgtcttTTTTGGGGAATTTCCCCAGGAAAAACATATACTAGTGGGTAGTTTGCAGATTATCTTCTGATTGTTTCCAGGAAAGACAGATACCATACGGGCAGTGgtctatttatatataatacTGTCTCATTCTGAGTGGTGGACACAAAGACATTCTCTTGTCCTGCAGTCTGACATTTACTGACCATCAAGTGACCATTTACTGGTGACCTTTGAGTGATGGATTACATCACACATGGATAGATACCTCCATAACACACAACTGCTTTCATGCTTTTAAAAGGGCTCTTTGTGTTAATGTATGTTCTATCTCCAGTAAGTCATATACATTATATTACACATGATATAACTGGGAAAGTGTAGAGGGATATGAGATCATTTGTTCAATTGTTAGAAAGAAGCGTCATAGGAAACATTCCAGCCTTGTTTCCCATCAGGATGCCTTTCGTCCAATCACAGCTGGCCTTGTTGCCACATCACATAACCTATTACCCCTGAGCCTAGGATGGTCGAAGCCTTATCACGAATGTGCCACTTCCTGTGcatgctaaacacacacacatacaccattTCCAGCCCTATTGTATTGAGTGAAGCCGATtcagcagaagaaaaaacagcacaaccaagtaagtgtgtgtgtgtgtgtgtgtgtgtctctgtgtgtgtgaaatactCTAATTGTGGTTTAACTTATAATAAAAGGACTTGCCTGACACATAAAGAAGCTGAGTCACACAGGAAGTGAGTCTGGCAACTTGAAGTTAAtgtgaatctaaaaaaaacatattactcAATAGACCCTATTCATATATCAAAGAATGAAACATGCACAGCGTGTGAATTCAGCTAGGAATACATATGCAGCCTTGCCACACAACTCATCCGTAAATACATTTGCACCAATTTAGATGACTGTGAATAtacattctttttgttttaaaattcctAAAAGAAATGATTgtcacagtgacattttaacTTGTAGCATGCAACATATATTTCCAGATTTAGAGACTTTTAGTCTGTAGGAGAAGTTGTGTGTGGAGAGATAATGATGATTTCCTGTTTCTACTCAAGTTCACTGACCATACATTTAAGACCCTCACTATGTGCAGTATATTCTCTTGTGGGCAATGaaccttaaataaaaaaaaacaaatgaaggtgCTCTCTCCTGGCAGCTGCATCCTGCAACATTCAGTCCTCTTGACCTTTACTAAGATACATGTTGAAATGTAGGTCATTGTGTCTGCTAGGAAGTGCCAGGTAAGGACAAGTGAAACACTTCCTATTGTGGTTCCCTGATTCTTTCCATCACAGCCCTGTGGACATACTGTGTAGGCTGGAGTTACAGACTCAAAACAGACATTCATCTacatattcttcttcttcttcaaaaaaaacaacttttgtaTCCGACGCAGACACGGTTCATCATCAAatgtggagacacacacagggattTAAAGCATTAAACAATGACTGCAAAACCACAAGTGTAACACGTCACTGGATGTGAATGTGTCTTTACTTGCCCTGAGCTTGTATTGTTCAGTTACTGGCACTCAGTGGGGGATGCACTGGGATTAAAGAGGTAAGTCTAGGCAAACTGGGAATAGCAGACACAATAAAGTCCTGTAACAACACACATCTTTACAGAGAATTACTGAAGCGACTGGAAAGGAAGAGGCTTTTCCACAGTACCATAACTCATCATAGGAAATTTAGAACAATTGTTCACAACTGCACATTCGAGACTTATGTGCCAATCCACAAATTCCTCTAGTGTgggctttttttctttgaatcaGACATTCATATCTACAAGTGCGCTGATGGCTCATTTCATGCAGGCACACAAGCTCAGGGTAAGGCACCAAAATACCGGGGTGCCGTGGGGCTCTTAAATATGAACTGTTTCTGCTTCATTAAAGCTTCAGTGAGATTGATTGGCAGCTCACAAAGTTCTCCAGAAAGGAAGCCACTGCTGCTACAACAATGGGATACAGATTGTCCAGTGCATCTGCACCAAAAAAGCCATAAAACCGTTGTTATGTTGTAACAGTTTGTTCTCAGTGACCTTCAAAGAAAAATCAAAGTCGTACACATAAATAGCAATCATAGAACATCAAAAGCACATGTAGTAAAGCAGAggcatttaaaaagctgtttcaatgctctGAAGTTGTGGTGAAAAACATTCTCTCTGTCATGATTTAAAAGTGTGAACTCATGCGTTTATACTTACATTTCAAACTTTCAACTCgaaagccattttttttaaacaagatcTAAAGATGTTCACAGTTTGATTGAGTATGTTCTGATGGCTTTTCTGAGGCACACAGACTTTCtacctcctctgtctttcttccaCTCATCCAGTCAGGTCCTTTCTTGTTGAGAGGCTGAAACAGCCAAGCTAAAGCACTTACAGATGTGTTTCTACTAAAAAAAAGGGTAAATCAGAGAGGGCGTCAGGATTGTAAAACTAACCTTACAGCCTTGATTGTTTGAGTATGTGTgtctctatatatctatatgtgTGTTGTGCACGCATGTGGATGTGTAAACTTTGTGTTTAGCTGTCTCTGTGAGGGTTGTGGAATAGCTGAGCTGGTTTAAACCCACGCTTGTCTCAAGCCAAGATGTAGACAAGGCTTCTCTCTCCTGTCACTTCCCTCCCTTCGCTCCTTCGCCAGATCTGCGCTTTTAGAGGTCAGGTTCATGCCTTAAGcgagtaatttttttaaacttgtcaGCCCTGATGTCCTCTAGGAGCTACGCCCAGCTATGAGAGCTCGGATTTTGTCAGAACATTTTAGTATATTGTCAGCCACTGATTTGTACTTGTGGTTCTTTTTTGCATATTTCGATAATTCTCATATTCAAGGaattggtgtgtgtctgtgagtgtgcaTGAGGGCTTTAGCTCTGCCAAGGTTTGCCTTGGTGGCAATACTGAGGTCTTGCTGAATTTTATGACTCTAATCCTTTCCAGAAAGGTaacgtgcatgtgtgtatttgtgtgtgtctctttccaTACTTTTCCCGGAGGCAGTAGAGTTAGTTGGTGCCCACTGTGCTGATAGAACAAGAGTcgccaaagaaaaaaacaaaataattaacagcCTCATTCCTGTTTCAAATGCTAATCCTCTCTTGCTATCTCTCCCACTCACTCTCTCTATTTTCCTCTCAACCCAAATTCAATTTTCCTTGGCTCCATTGAGCTTAGTGTAATGATGAGGGTTACGAAAATCATCTGGCAGCTGCTGTGACGATATGTCACAAAAGTAGTAGAGAAGGTTTCAGAGAGTATGCATGCACactaacactgacacacacacacacacacacacactctcctgaACCAGAGACTGACTCCAAGCAATGTGTTATTCATTAAAGGGATTCAGATTCTCCTCACTTCACTGCCTgctccttttctccttctcaacaaaacaaagaggagaaaagagaaaaaagaaaactaggtGGAGGTAAACTTTACTTGAAGGTTGGTCCATTTGCAGGATCCCCAGTTGTCATTTATAGACAGGTTTAAATTGCAAaaagtctgtctgtgtatgatAATGCCATATTTCTCACATTTTCATACAATAtgcatgtgttgtgtgttttgcatcATGTGTGGACTTACTATGCAGTAGGCCACCAGGGCTCCCTGCACAAAGCCTGCCAGAACATCAGTCGGGTGATGTTTGTGGTCGGAAACACGTGATAGGCCAGTGTAAAAGGCCATCATCAAGAGTGTGAACTGCAGCAGCGGGCGGAGGAGGCGAGCGCCGCGCCATGTAAACCTGGACTGGAAATAGAactggaaagagaaagaggtaaGGGAGGATGGGGCAAACACAAAGATAAGAGAATTTAATATACAAAGTTAAagcataaatacatacaaatccATTGTATATGTTGTAAAAAACATAATCCATGTCAGTTCAGATGCAACACCACTCTGTTATTAGCAGTGACCTAAACCCTTACATGCACCTAGCTGGACATTTCCATGAAAGTCATTAAGTTTAACATATGTTGACTTTTTAACCCTGCACctgcagtctctctctctctctgtgtgtgtatgtgtgtgtatggtagTGGTGGGTTGGGGATATTATTGCTGTCTTAGAGGTCTAGACTCAAACTGCTCAGGCTTGCCAGACCCACACAGGAACACATATTATCTtccctaacacacacacctgactgcCTGAGAGCCGGACATGACTGTTGCACGGTTCGACATCCCAGCTGCGCAAACAGCATGGTCACAGCCAGCAACTCGAATACAAACCCATGTATGTACATACCCTGCCATGCACATTTCACGATGAACCCTCTACCCTCTATTACAGTAAATAGAAGACAAAGTGGATGCACCCCCTGCTCTGCATGCAGCCAAAGGGTCATTATACAGGCTGATGAAACTCAAAACAGGAACAAATAAGTGCAAGGCCAATTGAGTCACTCACATAAGTCCAAATACACGGTCACTGTAACCCACTCAGAGTGGTGAGATCAGCCGAGGTCCCCCAGACATCCTGTGTTTTTGCATCATTCATACCCATAACTTCCTGTCTCTCACACCCAGACACAGGGCTTGCAGGACTGGTGTCTGCCGGGGTCCACCCAGCCCAAACCTCCAAATAAATGTCTTATAATCAGCTAGGCTAACAATACAGACAACTGCAGTGCCTCCCACCATTCCCCATCCACCCCGTCCACTACATAGGTGTGGACATAAATCTTCCCCTAAACTTCCTCTATGACACTctatcattgtttttttctttttaaaatcagaggAAGCGAGCCCTCCCATGTCTTGCAGTCTGGTTCTCTCCTCCCTGACAGCAGGGATGTTTAGATTTCAGGCTTCCTCTACGTTGGTTCTCAGGTGGTGGGTAAGGGCTACTGATAAGTGCTTTTGTCTGGTGTAATATCCTACAGCAATGAACAAACCTCTCAGCTGTATTTGAGCTTTGAAGGAGAAGTAAAAGTGAACACTTGAACTTAGTCAAAGCAAAGAATTAAAGTGGCCTGCCACTTGCTTTGGTCCTATCTAGATTGAGGCCAGGGACTAAACCCAAATAACCTAATGCGACTCTGATacactaaaagtaaagtgtaaTTGAGGGGTTTAATAACCTTGAAAAAGTGCAACATCTCTTCTTTAAATGATACACAAGCTCAGGCATCTGCCTTTCTAACACAATATGCACTTTCAGAAATTAGCATTTGCATCATGAATAGTTAGATGAGCAAAACAACAATAGAacacaagaacaaaaataatgcaCACTAGATTCCCataacagagggagaaagaagcGACACAAAGTCTGGTGGTTTCTAAAATAATTCATCTCATTCCAGTGAGATCTTCTCACTACATCTCACTTGATTTGACTCCGTGTCCATGTAAAAgaatatatacacaaacacaagacagTGAGAAAGCCTGGGAATGAGGTCTGTGAATCTGCCCCGTTCTTTTATTCTCCCCCGCTTGTCTCACGCTGCGAGACAAAAGCATTGCTGTGGTTATGACATTTATATCACCATAAACAtgttagctaacgttaactGTGCCCTTTTTAGCAGGCTCTGTATTGTGAATGACTAAGAGAATTTATCCGAAATGTACCCTGGTTCTTTGCAGGGAAAAGGGTCTTTGAACGCTAGATTTTAGCATTGAGATTTGTGCACACTTTTTTCTGTGGCTGCGGTGTAGCTGTACAGCATGCCGTGTGGTCTGTACCAGTTATCTGTGTGCCATCACGGAAAGCTGCGatacagctcaaaccacattgGCCACAGAAGCAATGTTCACACACGCTCTGCAGGAAATGAAGTCCCAATTAGCTGATGACAGCCCCACTGTGGAAATGATACTTGCATATTGgttaacaacaacagaaaaagaatgTGGGTCGAAGTCAAGGGGCAGAACCGGGCAAAGATGTCTATGTGTAAAAGGTTTCTTGATAAGAAAAAAACCCTACTGAGCATGTACTTTTACAGGGCTGGGAAGAGTTTAGAGGTGACAAATCTTGTGCAGTAGTGAATGACTTTGAATCATTAACTGATCGACAAAACATTAATCAATCACAATGTTAACGACCAGTTCATGTAAGGCGATACTTTGCTTTCTCCTGGGAGTTGGACAACAAGCAATACCACTCTCATATTTATTCATCAATTACTATGCTACAGCCTGCAGAATAGCCTGGAATCAGCTGGGTTCCATCTGAAGGTGAAAACTTTAATCACCTTCTGCCAACTTGAATACTCAGTCATTTACATGTcgtttctcatttgttttatgaACAACTGTATTCTCTGTGGACAGGATGGAGAGGGGTTATGATCTCCTTCATCTAAAGGGTGTGAACCCCAAATGTTGCACTATTGGTTAAGTTGTCAttcaactaaacattttttgtttagtttttttaatcaaaatttcATACATTATTGCATGAATGAGATATTGCATGATTCTATGACTAGGAATTTAACTTCATTAgaatcattttccatttttgtgttCTCTGGATTTTAATAAAGGTTTGGTTGTTAGTAAAAACCTGCCCTCGAAGAGGACTTGGGAACCACGAGAATATTTATGTCAGATGGCTTTGAATGTGTAAACATGATGCCACATGACTGGTTTTAGTCTGGCAAGAGCAATACATGCTGCAGATTCCTTTTCCACTTGAAATCCCTCCACTGTGGGCTTTGTTTCGGTTTGGGTTTGTATTCCCAAACATCATCTAGCCCTCCTCTTATCCACCCATTctgctttcctctctctttatgCTTGCACCAGCCTCCTCTGGCTATGGTCCTGACCGCGCCGCAGCTGAAACACTGGTCTCTGACTCTAGTGTCACTCCGTGGTCTGGATGCAGCATATCTGCATTCCCTatgctttttctctgcttttaattCATCTCTCTTTCTTGGTCTGACTGGAGTGCAGCTGTAGGTTCACCCAGAGGCTGGGAAATACCCACAGCAAACTCTCATGACAATAGACTACTTTACACTAGAACTTCaactttcagtgtgtgtgtgtgtaaatagaCTGTCTGAAGAACGAAATGCGTCTCGGGTGCTAAGCCCCATCCGACACCCATAACAGGtggaaggagagggagagatggaggcaAATGGGAGAGGACAGGAAGTGCATACACAGCTGTTCTGAAGAAAACAGGTGGAGTGCATCCATCAATCTCTCCaaggagtaaaaagaaaaaccctctTCATAAACTGAGTGAAGAACAGGGGACCAGAAGAAGTGAATaggaaaagtttgttttttctttaagcaGTGAATCCCCAAATTCGAGCCCACCTTTATCTCCAAGACTCAATATATAATCAGCAAACCATAGTTTCTGTGGCTCTCAGCATATGTGTACTTGCATTGAAattagtgtttgtatgtgtttaagAAAGAGTTTCATAGTTACTTACAGCCAGGTAGAGCATCGTATACATTGAAAACGACGCATGTCCTGAGAAGAAGGATTTCCTGTGGCGTGAACAACAACCATcagtcagtttttgttttcattttaagaagTACTTCTACTACTGTGTACAAATGAGTTTTCACACATACCTGGCCTCTTGTACATTGCTATCTTCACCGGTGCAGGTGTAGTTAGTGATGTATCCCAGGGAGCAATCAATGAGGGTGAAATCTGGCCTACATACATCTATGAAGTGGGGTCTCATTCGACCAACTGACACTTTGGCGATGTCTGTGAATGATTGGCTAATGGCACAGCCAAAGATGAACACACCAATCTGCAAGATGAGACACAAATGATTAGTCAATTTTGCTGTTTATAATAGACCTATAAtgaatcaataaaatgtaattcattaaAGCCCTGTTCTGCTTTGTTCCCCTTTAAAACCTTCGACTCTTGCACAGCACATTTGTAGTTAACAATGGTATCATCTACCACTCACAACTTACTACTACACCTTAATATtaccaaaacaataaagtagACAAAAGCAAGCTTCTCATCAAAACCATTTTGTGGAGAGCTAACCTGTTTGTAGAGAGCTGCGACATAGGGGTTTCCAACAAAAGACTTGGTTCCCTCATGAAGTTGATGGATTCTGATGCATTCTCCAATGGCAATCtaagaaaaaaggttttaatatcTGGATTTTTTTACATAATCACTGAgataaatatgagaaatatgctgaaTTCTACAGTCATACAGTAAGTTTAGATGTACATGCAGTACAGTACTATTGTTTGAGTGTGTATCATGCAGGATATCTAATTCCAGGCTGAGGTTAAAGATGAAGCAGAAAGGTTGTGTAAAGAACACACAAtgagatatacacacacacatggacaaacATACAGAAGCATGGCCTGCCCTTCCATCAGGCAGCTTGGAGGTGGGGTAGGATTGTTGAGGAGTGGTGATATTTTGCTCAATGAAAAGATGGGTCGTTTTATGTATGATATTACAAGTTAATGAGACAGTGAAAACAAgagcaaagagaaaatataaagtGGTAAACAAGTAAATATCTATCACAAAGCTTGAGCCGAGTGGGCAAACCCTGATTCCTGTCAGGTTGCTTTAAGCAGTGTTGGCCCCCCTGGAAAGACTTTATCTATGCTGAGCGGGATTGGGCCAATCAACCCCTCGAGGCAGGCAGGCATATGTCAATCATATCTACCAAGTGGGGGATCTGACTGACACACCAGCCGGTCCCCGCTGCTAACCGAATCTCCCCTTCCTTCATCTGCCACACAAGGCTTCACTATTCAGCCTATCTTCTCTCCCAGTCTCTCAGGAAAATATTTACCAGCTTCTGAGCCAGCAGACACTCACTACTGTGAATGAAGTTCTAAATGTGAACATACATGCAGGTTTACTGTTACCCAGACATCCTTTTAATGAAGAAGCTCACTCTTGTTATACATGCACTGCATCTCTATTGTTGGGCCTGATAAATACACCTACCCCCCTATTGAGTGGTCAGCTGACTTGCTCTCAGCCAGAAGAAACAAACATGGTGGTGTTATAAGTTTTGCGTGTGCTATTGTTAATGAATTGTTCTGATCTAACCTGGAGATAAGACCCTCAAGAGGGTGATACAGGCCACAGACGTTTATTGTCAGCATTTGCATTTAATCATTCTTCTCTTTATCTCCCTATTCTGGTTTCCGTTTGTGTCTGGTTGTCTGAGAGTAAAAAGGGCCCGACAGTCTGATACAACAGTGTAGAGGGAGTAGAGGGCTCAGT includes:
- the plpp3 gene encoding phospholipid phosphatase 3 isoform X1, coding for MQNYMYEKAMAVETRNGGTSTLNNNNGVDSSKKKLLIALDICCLLLASLPFLIIETSTIKPYQRGFYCSDESIRYPRKEGDTISDAVLCGVGILIAIFSIAIGECIRIHQLHEGTKSFVGNPYVAALYKQIGVFIFGCAISQSFTDIAKVSVGRMRPHFIDVCRPDFTLIDCSLGYITNYTCTGEDSNVQEARKSFFSGHASFSMYTMLYLAFYFQSRFTWRGARLLRPLLQFTLLMMAFYTGLSRVSDHKHHPTDVLAGFVQGALVAYCIVFYVSDLFKPRVKPATPPPSPIKKELLPSADIIERNNHHNIV
- the plpp3 gene encoding phospholipid phosphatase 3 isoform X2, producing the protein MQNYMYEKAMAVETRNGGTSTLNNNNGVDSSKKKLLIALDICCLLLAMLPTLALHRTSVRPYQRGFYCSDYSLNYPFKNSTIPSSVLISVGLTLPAVSIAIGECIRIHQLHEGTKSFVGNPYVAALYKQIGVFIFGCAISQSFTDIAKVSVGRMRPHFIDVCRPDFTLIDCSLGYITNYTCTGEDSNVQEARKSFFSGHASFSMYTMLYLAFYFQSRFTWRGARLLRPLLQFTLLMMAFYTGLSRVSDHKHHPTDVLAGFVQGALVAYCIVFYVSDLFKPRVKPATPPPSPIKKELLPSADIIERNNHHNIV